The genome window TGTCAACGGGTTTATCTGCTGATGTTAGCCACTGACCGTtaccttgaaaccatccagcaaatagaTGGTACCGTAGGGAGGTTACGTGAAATTGGTGATTTAACGTCACCGCTCATTTTACACAgtttaacagcaaaacaaaacgcTGAGTGAACATTACTAGCTACGCTTGTCATGTTGGTTTTGACTGGTATGCACccccactaacctggaaaacctttttttttttttttttaaagtaactaacGTTTACATACAGTCTCCTACGGCGGGgaggcagagggaccgcagcgttcgctaacgttagcttcttgtctcgtctggggtctgataaacagtaaattcatcaaattcagtgtcATATTTTGGTCATATTTCACGGGACCCATGTGAGTGTGGATTGTCACTTTGCCTAAGATTGAGTGACAAGTAGTCGTGTaattatgactttatgacttttcataaacagctgaaggagcggcAGGGCGCGGTGTACATAGTGcaaaccctgttgtgcgtctgccccGTTTCTGAAACCATGGCAGCAGATTTGTTATTGTGGTGGGCCGCCATTAACATAtcaacagaggaaacactgctgTAAAGCTATTCCGTTGTCGTCGATGGCTGTCTTGTTTTTCAATGTGAGTTATGTCTTTGTAAACGCAATCTATGGTGATCTGTATTGCGCAGTCTCTGGTGCTGTAGGGAGGAACTGAAGGCTAAAAACTGCTCGCCTGGATTTTTGGAACCCTTCAAATCCCACCCATGTCCACCCAGCAGGGAGTTTGGGGTCATAGTTATCCCGTCTTTGCCTCCCCCTTTCTACATAGCTGTCTGAGTTTGCCTGTTTAGACAGTGCTGCTGGCTCTTCCTCTAAACAACAAGCTGGGGCTTGATAGTGGTGCAGGagttgtttttactgttttcccCATTAAAGTCTCGTTCAATGTACCTTCATGAATTTATTCAATAAAGTGAGTCATTCAGTTTTAGGtgggtattgtgtgtgtgtttggacctgtctctgtgtttcatgtgcactgttgctgttgttttgtcCAATTTTTTCCATATGCCCTATGTTTCATTAGTACACCAAATAACCATTAATGCCACTGCAATTTGAGCATGTCTGTCTCAGCCCATGCATAGTCTAGCCCCTACCAAATTCACTCAGCAGGGGGGACCTAACACACATACCACTGACATCAGATCAGCTGACATCAGATCAGCCTTGTCCGACCATTTAACACACCAACAGTGATAGTTTTTCTGCTCCAAAAGAGTAAGGGAACACCAATAACCCCATTAACCCTGCATGTACCTCTTTGAGGATAACAATGCATTCTTTTTGTGGATTCCTTCAGAGATGTACTTATCCAACTTtatggttatttatttttttacagtttgtgctGTTTATTAGGTAAACATTTAGTCAGTCTGTGTTATGAGTGTCAGCATGTGATCGTTGTTCCTCTTcgcaaatgcattttttatgtgtttttcttgtgtccTCATGACTTTTGGACAATTTCCCATGATTCACTGTTGCAGCTGCCTCTGTTTATGAAACTGATTTAGTTTCTTCAAATCTACTAACTTtcttatgtatgtatgtttattttattttctccaaCCCTTGTAAAACAAGGTTGAAATAAATTGAATGCCAATTAGGTGTAATGGAGGTCCGACACCATCTTTATTTGTCTTTTGAGACAACTTGCGGAGGTACTGAAAGGCCATATTTGCTATTGCATCAGTCACAAacctaaaaaaaagtatgtgGCAAAGGAAACGGCACCAATAAATCCTAACAATACATGCCAAACACAGAAGAACTGCAATAGAAAAGAGGAACAGTGGTCATAAGTAGACTCTCAAACAATAactgaaatacatttaataaattgtTACAAGCTACTGCTAATACACCTATAACCTAATTGAATATTGTTAATGATGAATGTGTGGTCATGTAATAGCCATATTACATGTTCCTAGTCATGCTATAATAgatgtattattaatataattatgtTGTTAACTTCCCTTTTTGATGTGCCAGCACTGTGATAACCTTCATTATGTTGCTGTGGCTCACTCTGAAAAAAAGCTTCAGTACAATACACCCTTAACAAAACAGATTGTACAAACAATGAGAcaccatttctgtttttattgtgacaTTTATGAAGAAACAAGCAGCTGTTTTATGTGTTATTGATTGCCCATAATAACATTTCATGGTTGAGAACAGCTCTGCTGTTAACTTCCACTTTTCCTACGGTGACTACTGGACCCCTAAGGTGTAAAACCCTAAGAAATGGccagtttatctttttttaattttttttataactcgAATGAAAAACTGGCAATTTAATTAAAGTTTTTCAATCATGTCTCATATCTAGAAAGGGAAACTCCCTTTAACCTCTCACTGTGTCACTTGACTTGCATTTTATTATGGAGGAATGTTATCCTTATCATCTAAGGTTNNNNNNNNNNCAAACAGCTGGGGGCTCTCACTTTTCAGGCAATATTTTGCCTCTTCTTTGTGTGCTCCTGTATGCTATGTGAAAATAAAGTACTCCGATACCATTTAATTATATATGCCATAAATTGAAGACACTCTCccccctcaacacacacacacacacacacacacacactcactcactcactcactcactcactcactcactcactcactcactcactcactcacacactcactcactcactcacacactcacacactccccAGCCCATTGTAAAGTACAGTGGCAGTGAATAAAAGCCTTTGccatgaaaaattaaaatacaattctcTGCTTGCTGGATGTACAATGGCTGACCCAGATGTGGCACGACTGAGTATTCAGAAGTAGAACAGTACACAGCCTCGTTTATATTTGGGGACTGACATTTGTCCTTTTAAAGGGCTTTAGTGTACGTCTTTGACCCTTactctgtatttgtgtgtaagaGGGTgggtgagacagagagatagaagaGCAGTGTGGGAAATTAGCACCCGCCACCAGCCAATCGCGGGTACTTTTTTAAAGTGGCGGGTGACTTTGCTTTGTATACTAGCCACAGTGGCGGGTAGAGCGGTGTTCAGCGCTAGTCTGTgacattggtttaaaaaatgtagcaACATATCCCCGGTGTTAAGAGGCCCGCTGCCGAGCCAGCAGTAGCAACTGTTCCAAGGGAATGGTAAGCCTACTAGGGTTGAGAgatgtcccctaaattggcagttgatcagacatacatttaaatgccctctgtaaatagacagtattacatgGTGCTGCTGGTAGGGGCAacttaattacagtttttcaatCATGAGATGTTTATAAAGGGACCCGCCCCTTAACCTCTCACTGTGTCAATTGACGTGCATCTTGTTATGGGGGAATGTTATCCTTATCATCTAAGGTTTGTGTTGTCAAACAGCTGGGGGCTCTCACTTTTCAGGTGATACTTTGCCTCTTTTTTGTATGCTCCTGTATACTTGTGTGCACATAAAGTATTCAAATACCATTTAATTATGTATACCATTAATACCATAAATGGATTAACGTGGCACAATGGTCATCACAATGGTGGCTCTCCATCACGATGGACGATGAAATGATATCGTCCATCAGCACAACCCTATAGCCTACCTTACAGACAATCAGTCCATAAACCGTACTTACTGTCGAACCTACTCGTCTTCAGAAAGTGCAAACAATTTGTTAGAGGAACAACTAACCTTAAATTCGAGGCAATAAGAGACCACGAGTCATCCAAGTCTCATATCAAGTGCATGAGACCCCAGGACCAGATTGTGGCAATaaaggctttcatttttttcacatcaatttttatttgcttgtattaataaaatatatattaatcatACAAAATGATGTAAtgaagcaattcaaaatatgctagtgcactttcttttaaaaaattgaattccGGAAAAAGTGGCCGGTAAAATTGGggaaaaagttaatttcccacccCGTAGAAGAGGCGTATGTGGTTGTTTCCTCTTGCATAAGATGATAAGATAAGTGTGTTTTTGGGTCATTGTGCTCATAGATTAAAGGCTACATCCCCATTATGACAATCTGCAGCATTAAACTACCGCTCACTACTGTCTGGCAGCCTAAATCATCATCCTGCCAGCTGTATTGTTTACCAAATGAATTTAGATGTTATACACAACAAATGAAGTCTTGTTATACATACTGAAATCTCATTGCCGGTGGTTTATTATTAGACATCATGTCATAACCAACGTGCAGACAGCTGGGACCCTCGTCAGTAGGAGGTAGTGTCGGAGCTCAGACAACAACAATACTTCACATCTGGTGATATGATTTGGTGAATAAAATTGTTGGTGACTGTGAAAGAAAAGGTTGTATTACATGtgagtttattattattgttattattattacattttgggTCATGGACCTTCGTCAAGTATCAGTTTCTAATTTGAAACGAAAAATGGTTATACTAAAGCCACAGGCTGTAACAACTAATTAGAAAGAGGTGTCTTATCAAACACTCGAGAAAATGATCACATTAATAActgttcaaaacatttttaaaataaggcaAACAGTATTTGTCAAAGTCCTTCGAATACAGCTTAaaatagagaagaaaaaaataataatgcactttttattttgaaaaagttcCCAAAGGGGATGGGGAAGGCCCATTAGACAATAACTAGTCCAAGTCTCATATTCAAACTGGTACATTTGCCATAAccttgatgaaaaaaacaaatatataaatctaCAAATAAAGTCAGACACATGAATCTGTATTTTAGACAAAAAGTTGCAGGTTATTGACAGACTTCTGTGTTTCGGCCTGCAGGTCTCTGGATGGCCGTCTGCAGGTCTCCCACAGGAAAGGTTTGCCCCACGTCATCTACTGCCGTCTGTGGCGCTGGCCCGACCTGCAGTCCCACCATGAGCTGCGGGCGGTGGAGCTGTGTGAGTACGCCTTCCACACGAAGAAGGATGAAGTGTGTGTCAACCCCTACCACTACCAGAGGGTAGAAACGCCAGGTACGAGAGCTCTGATTGTGTTTATCTCTTCTTCCAATTTGACCATGGTTCTCTAATATTTTTTCCAAGAATATAAAGAATGAAGTTTGACAGTTTGTCCAGAATTTTTTTACTTTGCTGCCACGGCCCTGTTTTTAAATACACTTGAATAACCTTGTTTTCTTCAGAGGACTTAccttatatttttttcctgtgattAATTGCACACAACTTTCTCCTATTTTATTAAGTGTgttgcattacatttttattgtatatttatttattgcccAGACATGAAACTCACTAGTGCTGTGTTCTAAGAAacaacttgtgtgtgtctgtgtctttatgTCCATTATACAGTACTCCCACCAGTGCTGGTGCCCAGACACACAGAAATCCCCAGTGAGTTCCCACCTCTGGATGACTACAGCCATTCAATCCCAGAAAACACCAACTTCCCTGCGGGCATTGAGCCTCAGAGCAACTACATACCAGGTACCAGCATGCTCCCTAACATGACTGACACTCCTTTTACACCGAGACTTGTATGAGAATCTTTTATACCAAGTCTAATTATCCACAGTAACACAGTGTCAAGCGTTAACATTGTACATGGGTCGGGCAGTTCTTAGTGCCTAGCACACCTTTCAGACTGACACAGTGATACTTGTTTGCTGTCTGAACAGGTTAACAATTGTTATCGGACATGGCTTTGAACATACTCCACAaatttgattgtgtgtgtgtgtgtgtgtgtgtgtgtgtgtgtgtgtgtgtgtgtgtgtgtgtgtgtgtgtgtgtgtgtgtgtgtgtgtgtgtgtgtgtgtgtgtgtgtgtgtgtgtgtgtgtgtgtgtgtgtgtgtgtgtgtgtgtgtgtgtgtgtgtgtgtgtgtgtgtgtgtgtgtgtgtgtgtgtgtcagaaacGCCACCACCAGGCTACCTCAGTGAAGATGGGGAAGCCAACGATCACCAGATGACCCACAGCATGGACACAAGCTCCCCAAACCTGTCACCTAACCCTGTTTCGCCTACACACAGCAACTTAGgtaaagactgtgtgtgtgtgtgtgtacttttctgtctgtctgcctacACTTACAGACAACTGTTTCAATAGTGTAGCTATCCAGTGGGAATTCTCTGTTTGATGTAACATTTTTGTATAAGGAAACCAGGTGATGAAAGAATCCTTTGTCTTCCCTCTTGGAAAAGACACCATTGAGCCAACACTAACTTCAATGGCAGTATCCTACGTTTATTCTATCAGGATGGAAAAACACCAGGGGGGCTTGGCTGCAAAGCCTCTGGTGAAATATCACAATCAAACCAGTTTCATTTGGCAGTGTCGTCCAGCTCTGTTCTGGATTTCAGAGCCAAGAACACAATGTTGAAGTTGTTAGCGAGTGGCTAtgttgaggggaaaaaagagcaaATTACCAGAACCAGTTGAAGTTACTGAAAATGATCATGGATACGCCTGTAATTTGACCAATTTGGCTCCAACGTCACACCAGTGAGGGTTGAGTTTCCACAAATTGTATGGTAAAACCTTCTTGGAATAAGGGTatggtttttacattttgtgacACAAGCTCAGCCTAATGTTTTCTTaggttgtgttttttcccctaaTCTCAGCCCCCTTTCTCCCCACATGTTCCCCTTCCTTGCTTCAGTTGCTTTTTCTATCCATTTTCTCTCCTATCTATTCTGTTTTCTTGCCATTATTCCTCTGATTTGTACCAGCTTCTTTCTTATCCTACTGACCTTGACTCCGGTCTCCTGTTACccatttgtttctttcttcctgTATTACATCAAGCATTGAATTTCTTATTGATCTGCACATTTCAGTCTATTCACAGCCACCTTACTTTGAACACTGTACTCCATTCGCtagtctctctgtctgtttgatGTAGGTAAACTGTATCTTTGTCCATCTCTCTGTGTTAGACCTTCAACCAGTGACATACTGCGAGCCGGCCTTCTGGTGCTCCATTTCCTACTACGAGTTGAACCAGCGAGTAGGAGAGACCTTCCACGCCTCACAGCCCTCGCTGACAGTGGATGGCTTCACGGACCCCTCCAACTCAGAGCGTTTCTGCCTGGGCCTGTTGTCCAACGTCAACCGCAACGCAGCTGTGGAGTTAACGCGCAGACATATTGGTACGACTCTATTTAAATCTGCTCTGcacatatgattttttttttttttaatatgaactTCAAACCAGACATGACTCtaaatttgtgatttttaaaatggcatGAGTTTTATCTAAGGAGTttgttctgtctctgttttcttcaaGGCCGTGGTGTGCGGCTGTATTACATCGGAGGAGAAGTTTTTGCAGAGTGTCTCAGCGACAGCGCAATCTTTGTCCAGAGCCCCAACTGTAACCAACGCTACGGCTGGCACCCTGCTACAGTGTGCAAGATCCCTCCAGGTGTGTGTCCAGCTGACAGAGACACCTTTTCCCATATGTTATGTAGTATGAAGTTGTGTTGTCCCTCCTTCCACAGCGGACTGTAGTTTTGGGGGGCAGGAATAAACTTCTGGAGAcaactgtgtgtatttgtcagCAACTTTCTGTTAGTAAAAATCTCCAGTTTGAGTCATTTCAATGTCTGTGGCAAAACTGACGACATCAGAAAACCTCTTTTGGTAACCACGTTGGGATTAATCTAAGTTAAGATAATTCTTTAAAATAGTATAATACAATATGGTCAATGACGATGTATTATTGTCATTTATTACTCCTTTTGTAAGAACGGTTTTAAAGTCATTCATCCCTTCCTTACGCcatcttttttccctttctcaaAAGATCAAGGGCTGAGTTATGcttttacaatttttacaaTTCTCTGGAGATTCCTTTCATGTCCAATCAGGCTTGGTTCAGGCTAAATAAATTGCAAGTgtcaaaaaaggttaaaaaataactaaaaacttTGTTGAAGCCTAGTAATATTAAGAAATCTCATTGTTTTTGCTCCACAGATTTAGCAATGCACTCCTATGCCATTGTTGGACACACAATGGGCAGTCAAAAATatcatcttttttattattccatGCATTCTTGTCAAAACTATGCACCTCCATTACCAGCAATGCGATGTGACATCCCCTGAGGCTTCAGGTTTAGCTCCCTTtggagccacaaaaggctttatACAAGTTCCCCTGAAAGCCAAACCTCCCCAAAAGCTGTCCCATCTTATGTACATGTCCAAATATGGTAAAACCAAATTGATTGTGACCAGTTGTGTGTTGGCGGTTCCCTCCAGGATGTAACCTGAAGATCTTCAACAACCAGGAGTTTGCTGCCCTGCTGGCCCAGTCAGTCAACCAGGGCTTTGAG of Etheostoma spectabile isolate EspeVRDwgs_2016 chromosome 1, UIUC_Espe_1.0, whole genome shotgun sequence contains these proteins:
- the LOC116704516 gene encoding mothers against decapentaplegic homolog 3, yielding MSILPFTPPIVKRLLGWKKGEQNGQEEKWCEKAVKSLVKKLKKTGQLDELEKAITTQNINTKCITIPRSLDGRLQVSHRKGLPHVIYCRLWRWPDLQSHHELRAVELCEYAFHTKKDEVCVNPYHYQRVETPVLPPVLVPRHTEIPSEFPPLDDYSHSIPENTNFPAGIEPQSNYIPETPPPGYLSEDGEANDHQMTHSMDTSSPNLSPNPVSPTHSNLDLQPVTYCEPAFWCSISYYELNQRVGETFHASQPSLTVDGFTDPSNSERFCLGLLSNVNRNAAVELTRRHIGRGVRLYYIGGEVFAECLSDSAIFVQSPNCNQRYGWHPATVCKIPPGCNLKIFNNQEFAALLAQSVNQGFEAVYQLTRMCTIRMSFVKGWGAEYRRQTVTSTPCWIELHLNGPLQWLDKVLTQMGSPSIRCSSVS